Part of the Lolium rigidum isolate FL_2022 chromosome 6, APGP_CSIRO_Lrig_0.1, whole genome shotgun sequence genome, CAAAACCAAAATGGAAGAATCATGTCCTTGTATGAAATGAATCCATAGTGCACGTGAGATTCATATGTTTCAATCGACATCGAGACGTATTAACATAGATAGATACTAACCCGACTAGTAGACCATGCAGGTTTCCTTCGGTGCCGCAGTTGGTGATGTAGCCCCAGTACTCGTCTTGTTGGAGGTCCCATAGGCGGGCAAACCAGTCGAGCACGGCCACCTCGAACTGCCTGGAGTGAACGCCATAGTTGCTCTCGATGAAAGGGTCTCCAAGGTTGTTGATGGAGAAATTCTGAAACTGTGCCAAAACGCTGAAATCGAAATCCAAGTTGTACGGGTACCCTGCAAATTTTCAAATACACCGATCAATGCATGCAACATGCGTTGGAAACTCGTAGTAGATGATAAAATGTGTGTGGCACGGTTGTTGAAACATGGTGGTTCTAAGTATACTCGAGATATATCTATACATGCATGATAAACATGTGGAATGGGGTTACCTTTTCGGTGTACTTGTTTTCTAGTTAAAAATTACAGTTTGAGATTGAGTATATTTTATTGATTCTATTTTTTAAGCCCAAGATTCTGTTGGTAGCTGGAACTAGTTTAGTATTTTTTTTAAGCACAAGGTTCTCACCAAAGTCTTGATTAGTTAACTCCAAGTAGCTAACCAATAAATCAAGGAAAATAAAGCAAAAGAGGGAGCAGCTTGTGGAGGGAAACGAACTACGAGAAATGGTGAACAATATCATATTTTGGGTGGAGATTGGTAGCCGAGATCATGTTAGTCCTCTTTCAGTGAGATCCATCTCTAAATCTTGTTTGCAGAGGAAGAAATTAGTAAAGCTTAGGCACAAGATATGTATTTTTAGATGCTAAGTACTACACAATTTTGGAAGTATTTAGGGCGCATGTCAATGAAAAAATTATAAGTTTTGGTTCATTTAGTTGTGGGGATCATCTCGATATAGAGCCATGAAAATGCTTCACTTTCGAAAGAAGAATGTTTCATCTAGTATTTCCACCATTGAAGTTCAACCCCACCCAATGAAATGTACTTGCATCAAATAAATAGTAATTGCAGAAAAACAACTAATTtgagcaaatataaaacaaaaaaaaattgaaaaaatagaTAAAAGGTGGTTGAGGTCGACACTTGAGAAAAGAAGATTGAAACACTATTTAGCAAAAAAGGTgaataaaatgttaaaaaaaaaaaacagaagctTTCGTCTTAACCAATTCCGGCGTGATTTTCAAAATGTTGCGTTGCTTTTTCTTAGATATAAAAAAACGGATGATCGAGCTTTGCTATAGCAACACGTCGTATGCACTCGATCGTCGTACGACATTGGATCGCCGCTCATGCACGAGCACAACGGGCAGTACCCAGGTGGTGCGCGGTCCGCTCGTGGAGGTGGTTGCCGAAGGCGGCGAGGAGCGCCGCCACGTCGTccgccctctccgccgccgccgccgcgtccaccGGCGGCTCCAGCACGGCGAAGCCTTCAACCAGCACGCGCGGTGTCGCCGCCTGCTTGCCCGTTTCTCCCACCACCTCGAGGAGATCAACTGGCGGCGCCGGGCCATCAACAACACGAACGCCACCGCCAAGACCAAGCTGGTGGGGGTGGTCTCCGGCGGTTGGGGCTACAACCACCATTGTTTCTCCTCCTACATCGCTACCGCACTTCTCTACCATCTTGTTTGGAACGAAGACACGCTCTTACTCTACTTGAAAATTGAACTTAATTGCTCTCTGGAGAGAAAACTAGCCAGAGGAGTGAGGAGGGGAGAAGTGGGAGAACGAGCTGAGAGGCGTGGGATTTTATAGAGCGATCGACCTGCAGCAGGGGAGACGACGACATGCCGCTTGCGTACACGCGAGAAGAGGATATTTCTGATGCGCGGCAGGGGCGCCCCCTCGAGCTGGATTGAGCCGCCCCGGCCGGCTGCCGGGCGCCGCGTCGTGGCCGGTACTATTGGTGGCGACCGACGTGCACATGCGGGCGCGTCCCTGTCGGCTCCACGTGTCACACACGCGGCAGATCCATCTATTTGACTTTCCTATGTAGACATCTACAGAGATGTGCAGTAGTACCATACTGACAAAAGTATGTtgtttttttatcaaaatttcaATCCCACTACACAACAATCCTGACAAAAGTCTATATAATATTAATAGGAGCAACGGTTCTTCTCGTATCTATCTTTACAAAAGTATCCATTCTTGCATCTATATTAATAAGCATATaaaaggaaataaattaaaagatTTGCACTATTGGCAATATCACCCTATGATGCCACTCTAAATGTTGGTGATGTGTAGCCCTAATACTCGTCTTGTTGTTTGGATGGAAAGGAGTGTTAGCAGCGCTTTGATGATGCCAGCTCTGAGACCGTTATGGAGGCCTGGCTCTGGGGGCAGCATGCAGACCGAGATCTTAGGAGCGGTGTAAAGGTTTTTTCGGGAGAAAGCTCGCGCTTCAGCGTCAACATTGGCGATGCCTGTGGATGTTGTTGCCCTGTTGGGTTCTCCGTTGTGGGTACCCTCTCCACGCTAGGGCTCTTAGTGAAACCCTTGATCTTTGTGGTTTGGACGACGGCGATGCGATGCGCCGTTACCCTCTTGGGGCATCATCGTGGAGCTTTGGTTCTCCTCGGTCTTGTTCTAGTGTCTTCTGTGGCAAGTCATGGTTCTTATTGTACATTTCGTTTATCTTTGATCTACTTTACAAGGGGTTTTCATCATCACCTTATATTGGTTCAGTTGTTGTGGATTTATTTAATTACAAAGCTGGTCGAAATCCTTTTTTAATGAATAAACCTACACATTAAAACATGTCTAAATACAAGAATATTTATGTATATATAAACTGGTCGCACCTACAGTGACAAAAAATGGGATACACATATCGATTAGAGTCGACTAAAATAGTTCGGTCAGTTAACCAATCCGACGTGTGCGCCAGTGCGGAGTAATTTAACTCCAATGCCATGTAACCGGCCGGCCCTTGTGTTCTGCATGCACACAAACTAGGGTCAAAAACAATTGCGCATGCATGGCGCGCACCGATTATAGTACGAGATCAGTTGGAAGAATCTCTGACATACATGATTCAGACAATAGAGTTTGCTTCTGATTAACTACCAGACTAGAATAGTAGTAGCGCTAATTTAAAAATTACAGTATTTTAAGTATACAACACTCATGGGGCTGGAAATGGCTAATTAAGAAGTCAGAAGACCGTGACGGTGCATATTATTATGTCACCATCGATTCCTTATGGATCGATTTGATTTGGAATCCAACTTATTTATTTCCACGACATTTATGTAGGACTATCGGGTAGCTTCATATGTGTAATGAAATCATGTAATTTACCAAAGATCCATACATGAGGAAATAATAATTTGGCAGTCATCATCGGAAAAAGGTTAATAATGTTTTAACAATAGGAATAATGATTTACAACACAACACACAACAAAGTAACACAAAGTAAGAAAATGAAAGCCGGATTGCATTGGACGATGCACTCCTCCATTTGATTCAACGATGCGGTGAAAATGAAGATCAACGTGGAGAAGCGATCCGAGGGCCGTGCTGAGGCACTGCAACAATGCAGTTGTACACGTTACATCGATGTGTGGTCAACGTGATCAAAGTCACGCCTAGGCACATGGGCGGACGCAGCATCCCTGCTGCCCTGCGCTCCCCTGGGCTTCGGTTGCGCTTGCTTTGTGCGCGAGGACGGTTAAAACTTATCCACGTGCATAGGGTACCAAAGAGTACACATATCGAGCTAAATCGAACAGAACAGAGCCTATCGGATTTGGATAACGTCCACAAAGGGAGATAGCCCATGTATGTACTCCCTTCATTTTTCGtgttttgtatttgatcaaaaataTTCTATGTATATAAAATTATTGGATATAAAATTACTATCATTAAAAGTATTTTTCAATACGATTCTAATAATATCAGTTATGTACTATATAATGAAGATATTGTTTGTTTTGCTCAGTCAAAATCTTACCTTGAAATGTAACAGTACCTATCTCTAGTTATTTTGTGCCTTGTTCATAGAAATGGAGGTAATATATAAATTAAAGGTACATATCTCTAGTTATGAACCCTTATGCCAAGTCACCCCGTTTGTTCTGCGTGCACACAAGTCGGGTAAAAAAAATACGTATAAATGGCCCACGCCAATTAGACAAACAATATCAGTTGGAAGAATCTCTATATAGTAGCTTTTGCTTGGGATTAAATACTAGACTAGACTAGTAGGCCTATTAACAATTACAACATTTTAAGTGTACAACTCTCGTGGGGTTGGTAAGGCCTAATTAAGAAATTACCAGACCGTGATGGTGCATCTTGTTATGTTAACGTCGATGATATATTGATAGATTCGTTGTGGATTGATCTGACTTTGGAATCCAATTTAGTTAATTGCACGATTATTTATATAGTCATGTGTGACAGCTTCATATGTATGGTGGTAATTAATCAAGATCAAGCGTAAGTTCATTGGAGGTGCACATGCGGGGAAAAAATAACTTGGTAGTGGGCACCGAGAAAAGATAATCAGTTTTAGTAGTACAGATAACAAAAAAAAGGCTTTGAACATTTCTCAAAAAACCTCAAACTGTATTATGTTCGTCATTTTCGTACTATTTTTTACCATCATTTGATTTTTCTATCCCGGAAAATCTACTAAACCAACCGCGATCCTACATTTGAATCTGGAATATTTTTTATGAATACTGATGTAAAAATGATAGGCATGTAACAATGATTTTTTTTCTATCTACACTCTCATGAATAAACATAAACATTACACTATGTTAAATTCAGGAAACAAAATAATACTactttatttttatattttcatCAATGATCTGCTCTTATGTCCTTTGCCAATTACATACCATGCAACATAGATCTTGCGCTAAATTTATTATAGCTTAGTTTACAAAATATTATGTTCTCTGGACATATTATCCTTTCAAAGTTTTTGCATTTTGCATGTATAAGTATTTGGCCACATACTTATTGACTATGGTGGAAAGAAATTTGGTGCAACATATGTGATCATGAATATTGCGCTATCCAATTAGTTCACACAACTATCCAAAGCTGCAATTGGAAGTACATTAGTGGTAAGACGCAATCGTGCTTTATTGCCAAAATCATATAATTAGATTCCCATAGTTTGGTTTGTTATGAAAATCCTGATAAACAAAAAAGGACATCATATCACACCACTCTACAGATTTTGGCTGTGCCCTTTAGTTGCATATGGCGTGTTACATGTCTATTCTCCAGTGTAGTTTTTCTAGCTATCTTGATTGAGAGTTTCGTATCATAAATTCATAGGAGTGGAACATATATCTTGATGGAGCTTTCTGGAGTGTATGGAAGTCTGAATCTTTACACGGTAGAAGATAACCCTAGATCGAACTTTCATTCATAAACATCCAAGAAAGTCGCTTATGTCATATGTATGATAAACAAAGATGGTAGAAACGTCCTTCATACTATTGGTGACATCCATAACAAATCCCTTTGTCATCTCTGCATACAGGCACGCCGCACGCACACAAGCCCACTGTCGCACACCCACGCGAGCGATCGATCGATCGAAGGGAATATTTGATTTAAATAGGGAAACCAATCATCTTGGAACTATGCCCAAGAGTTCGCTACATTTGGCAATGCTGTTGAGTATAGATTATTTGGTCCTGTTGAGCCACGAATGAGCTCTGCAAACCCAGTCGACCTGCAATTCTGCGCGCATTTGTTGTGTGCAAATTTTAAACCGGACTTTGTTTACATGAACAAAGTCCAGAGACCGTTTGGAAGAGAGATCCAGAGACCTTTAAATGTTGGCTAATTCCAGTCCAAACGTCTGACAGACAGTGAGTACGTCTTTGGAGTACTGTTTAGTGCCGCCCCAATCTCAACAGATACATATCCTTCTTTTCTGAAACTGAAAGATAGATACTTCATTGATTTTTAGTTCCTTATTTAGTTTTGCAACTTTCACTAAATTCCTTGCGTCTGGAGTCGCCTTGTTCAACATGCTCAGAACTTTGCAATGATGACCGTGCAGATTTATCTATAAACAGATATCTGAGGTTCATttaaatatagatgtatctaaacactaaatagcatctaaaTGCATCTAGATTTTAACAAATCTCAAGCATCTATTTATAGAATAGACAGAGGTAGTATGAAAGAACAACTTCAATGCTGAACAGCCAACATCTATCAGTGAAAAACAAAGGCAAACAAGAACCGACATGCAAATAGAGACATAAacgagcatatatatatatagttgtcACCCAGGACAAGCCTGAACGAACAAAGCTCATTCAGCTAAAACAAGATGCAGTAAACAGTATCTGCTTGTGCCTAATAAGGAgaaactatatatgtatctccaaCCAGCGCACCTTACTTGTATTTGTTCTCCTGCGCTTCCTCATCTGATAGTCTCAAGGCAAGCAGTCTAAATATATATAGATTACATAACACAAACGACCAGCCAAAAAACAGAGCAACCAACTGAGGCTTGCGGCTTCTGCCACTTCTTTCAGTTCTAGCCTCAGGGCTCCTTCCTAGCCTACGGTACTGTTCTAGAGGCAATCAGTTGCCACCGCCAGCCATGGCGCTGCTCCTGGTCCTGCTAGCAGGGCTCCCACCACCATCCACCAGCCCGCTGGTCCTGATAGCACGGCGAGGGCTGCTGGCAGCAGGACTGCCACCACCTCCAGGGTTCTTCACTTCAGCTGTGGCAGCAGAGACAGTCTTCTTCCTTTTACCGCCGCCAGCTGCAGCTGCCTCAGTGCCACGCCCCTTGCGCTTCTTCTGAACCTGCTTGGCAACCTCCTCCTCCTTGGTTTCAGCAGCAGTCTTGGTAGCCTCCTCCATGTCAGCATCCTCTTCAGCTGCAGCAGCGGCAGTGGTCTTGGTCTTGTCATCTTTGCCTTCCTCCTTATCTCCTTTGCACTTCAGAGCCTTCTTAGCATCTTCCATGCTTTCAACCACAATCTTCACAGCAGGAGCGTCAGCATCCTGTTCTCCGTCCTTGGTCTCAGCACCAACATTCTCCTCCTCGTTCAGGCTGCTGTCATCATCTTCCTCATTCTCCAgagcatcctcatcttcctcaccaGGTACCTCCACTTCTTTCTTTTCCTCGGCAGCCTTGGCTTGCAGAGACTCAATCAGATCCATCACCTCTCGGTTGATCTGTAAGAGAAAATATCAAAAGGCATCAGCAAACACACAATACTTAAATGATTCAGCAGTTGTGTTCAACTAACTGTACCTGTGGGTTCTCCAGGAAGTCGCAGATGTCATTTGGGCAGGAAGGgcacctcttcacaatcttctgcaCACGCAGAGAGCGCCCACCCCTGCTTCTCTCCCTCACTGAAGCCTGGCCAGCAAATGCCCCGAGCAGACAGGCTTTGCAGAAGCTGTGACCACAGGGAGTGGTAAGCGGCTCTGTTATCACGTTCTTGCAAATGGCACACCCAAAATCTGTATACACAGAAGCAAGTGTTACCAGAATGACTTGGGATACATTACAATTCTCTTAAGCCAACACAAGATGTTGCAACAAGATAGCACACAGGATAAAAATTACCTTTCAACAGCTTCTCAGTCAAAGACAGATGAGAACGCCTTTGGGCTTGCCTGATTTCCTTGTCAGTTTCAGGATCCCCTGTACGGATAGGCTTCTTGCTGATTGGTTCAGGCTTCACCCACGTCCAGACCTTTTTCGCCACCTACAATCAAACATAGGTCAGTCATGACATAGTATGGTGATAATGACAGAAGAAAATACGTGTATGTACATACATCATAGTCCCATGAAGGAGATCCCTTCCTTTCAGTTATGTCAGTTGCACCTTGCAGCTCCTTGATCTTGGGCAGTGGTCTTGGCAGGTCACCAGTAAGAACACTAAATAGCACAACATCAGAGTTAAGCAACACATGTTGTTTGTTAACACAAGCATATCACCAATACAGATAGGTAAGCAATTTGTCAAACCTGGCCCAAGGAGCTGCTTCATTGTCACAGCGCACAAACAGGTACCTGCAGaccttgtatttaccctaaagcaGAAACCAGAATAGTTTACATTAGTCTTCCATAAAAAGAACATGTGCCACAGGCTTAGAGAGCAACATGTGCAGCAAGTGTACAAGATATAAAAATACCTGAACACCAATCTTCCTCCAACATTTCTCAATTCGGTAAACACCATCGTACCGCACACCCTTGACAGGAGCATATGAAGAACGCTTCTCTTTGTGGGACCTTTTTAAGATAATTAAGTCAAGCATTAGTTGACAAACAAGAGGATATCAAGGATACCGGCAAGAAAGTGGTAGAGTCAACAGCATTATAACACAATATCATCAACTGATCGAAACCTTGTGTTTCAGGGAATAAGGGTGGCAGAAATAATCATACCGTACGACCCTGACAGGGTAACCCTTCAAGCAACTAAGACGCAAAGCAGCATTCATCTTTTCAAATTTCTGGTCTGAAGATTGGTTCTTATTTGTTCGCTTGTTCCCACTTAGATCCCTTCCACCACTGTCAGTACAAATTATTTACAGAAATAAGTGCTCATATCTAGGATTAGAAAAGTACAAGGGTATCATCAAGTAAACAAACCTTCCAGTATACAGAAACCACTCTCCATGGTCCTCATCATCTATGTAACCTCCTGAGAGTGCAACTGACTGAGCACCGTGTGTAGACTGGCCAGCAATACCAGCTACATGAGGGAAATGAGCACCCCATTGCCTGCATTCAAGGCGGTCTTCCCATGTATCCCCAACTAAAACACCAAGATTCCTTTTGGGATCATATTTTGCAGGAATGGGGCCAAAATGATCAGGTGCAATAGTCACAAAAATTTGTCCACTTGAAGCATTTGCTTTCCCAGACTTCACTGCCCTTTCAGTTGTAAAAGCCGAGTCAGGCCTATCTTTGTTTTCTACAGAATGATATGTACCAGCCGAGACAGCTGATTTAGCATTCTTTGCATTCCTGGCCGTACGGATAGCTGCAACTATTGCTAAGTTAATCCTTGGTAGTTCTATCATCTGGGATGGGAGCGTTGTCCGACATTTTCCACATACCCTTTTCCCACTATGAACCCACTTCTCAAAGCATTTCAAGCAGAAGTTATGGCCACATTGTGTCTGCACATGGTACAAAAAAATGTAGAATGATGTAATTAGAAACAGTACCAAAAAGATGTTCAAGAAACGAGCCACAGAGTAGTAGCAGGGTTATGTTATCCTGGGTAGAGTACCCAGTTAGAATAAAAATATGCAAGTAATGATGGCAGATGCTCAAACATAACACAGCATCAAACGAACAGAAATAGCAACTGGGAATGACACAGTATGCGCAAAAAGGAGTGAAGCACCTCATAGCGCAATTCTAAAGCTTTAACATGAGTTCATAGCAGAGTTTGCACAAGAGTCTGAACATACAACATCTAGAGAACAAGAGGCACCAAATACAATGTACTACCGTAAACTGTGCTTCCATGTCTGGAAATAGAAGAATTGCTAGCAAACAATACCCAAATAGAATGTCTGGGTTCATGCTGAATCTTTGCATTACAGTCTGCATTAATATCTCTGAAGAAATGGATGCATTGATCTGAATCAACATCTTGTCTTCCAAAAGGAAAACCATCCAATATGAAAAGAAATTTACAAGAAACAGCTCACTGCTTGATGAAACCATTCCAATCTAATTAGATTCCAATTGGTCATACAGATACAGGTTTATATTTTTAGGTGTGCTGTTAAAGTTTGCAGGTGATCAGCCTAAAACAAAACAAGACAGGCTGTGACCCTTTACCCCTATCTTGCTACTACAGACAAGCACGGCATGATAAATGACTCAGGGACTATACAGACAAAAACTAGAAACTGCCACACAGGAGAGGCACGCAATCGATCACTACCCTCTGAAGCACGTTTCAATCTGTTGGCATAAATAAATCTTAGTACTAGTACTAGCGCAGAACTGAAGTGAATGGGTATCGATTGATTACGCGAGTAGAGGCCCAGAGGAAGACCATAACTGCGCATCTAATGATCGGATTTAAGCAATTATTATTATGACGGGCATACAGAAGCAGATCCATAAAAActagatccggcttacccagatatACTACTAGTAACTTATCTAATTGGAAAATAACTTATCTAATTACTAGTAATAATATAGGAATAACAGGAGCGACGGTGAGGCGATAAGGAGGGGGAGGCGCTTACAGTGACGGGGCGGTCGGGGAGCTTCATGCAGAAGGAGCAGGTGATGTTGGAGCCGATGATGGCGAACGCGGTCTTGGCCAcgacatcatcctcgtcctcgccgtcgtcgagcgCCTTGCGCGCGGCGCCGCCGAGGAGCTCCTGGCGCAGGCGCGCCTTGTCGAGTTCGGAGAGCGAGGCGTCGGCCTCGATCCTGCGGATGGCGGCGAGCAggtcggcgccgccgccggccccggccttggtggcggcgggggcggcggaggAGCCGGAGCAGTCGGGGCAGGCccaggcggcggcgtcggcgagcgCGGGCGGCGCCGAGAGGCAGGGCGAGTGCCAGGGCGTGGTGCAGGTCGCGCAGCGCAGCAGGTCGACCTCCGCCGGGGACGCCGCGCCGCACACCATGCACACGCCGTCCCCGTCGCACGGCAGGTCGGCCATCGGCGGCGGCTGGTGGTGGGggagctagggttttggggaaatggGTGGAGGATTGGAGGGAGGTTTCGAAATTTCGATTGCGGTGGCGCTGCCTCGCTCCGCCTTCCTATTTCTAGCCTGGCGTGGtggcggaggagggggagggtgGCGGGGCC contains:
- the LOC124661344 gene encoding E3 ubiquitin-protein ligase ORTHRUS 2-like — translated: MADLPCDGDGVCMVCGAASPAEVDLLRCATCTTPWHSPCLSAPPALADAAAWACPDCSGSSAAPAATKAGAGGGADLLAAIRRIEADASLSELDKARLRQELLGGAARKALDDGEDEDDVVAKTAFAIIGSNITCSFCMKLPDRPVTTQCGHNFCLKCFEKWVHSGKRVCGKCRTTLPSQMIELPRINLAIVAAIRTARNAKNAKSAVSAGTYHSVENKDRPDSAFTTERAVKSGKANASSGQIFVTIAPDHFGPIPAKYDPKRNLGVLVGDTWEDRLECRQWGAHFPHVAGIAGQSTHGAQSVALSGGYIDDEDHGEWFLYTGSGGRDLSGNKRTNKNQSSDQKFEKMNAALRLSCLKGYPVRVVRSHKEKRSSYAPVKGVRYDGVYRIEKCWRKIGVQGKYKVCRYLFVRCDNEAAPWASVLTGDLPRPLPKIKELQGATDITERKGSPSWDYDVAKKVWTWVKPEPISKKPIRTGDPETDKEIRQAQRRSHLSLTEKLLKDFGCAICKNVITEPLTTPCGHSFCKACLLGAFAGQASVRERSRGGRSLRVQKIVKRCPSCPNDICDFLENPQINREVMDLIESLQAKAAEEKKEVEVPGEEDEDALENEEDDDSSLNEEENVGAETKDGEQDADAPAVKIVVESMEDAKKALKCKGDKEEGKDDKTKTTAAAAAEEDADMEEATKTAAETKEEEVAKQVQKKRKGRGTEAAAAGGGKRKKTVSAATAEVKNPGGGGSPAASSPRRAIRTSGLVDGGGSPASRTRSSAMAGGGN